From the Scophthalmus maximus strain ysfricsl-2021 chromosome 11, ASM2237912v1, whole genome shotgun sequence genome, one window contains:
- the sst1.2 gene encoding somatostatin 1.2, producing MQSPRCPAIFILVLMVLCSPVSSQDDRNQDQDQDQYQDLDLELRHHRLLQRARSADLLTQEWSKRAVADLLAQMSLPEADAQRDAEMVSTATGGKMNLERSIEPPNNLPPRERKAGCKSFYWKGYTSC from the exons ATGCAGAGTCCACGTTGTCCCGCCATCTTCATCCTCGTGCTGATGGTGCTGTGCAGTCCGGTTTCCTCTCAGGACGACaggaaccaggaccaggaccaggaccagtaccaggacctggacctggagctgcGTCATCACCGGCTGCTGCAAAGAGCTCGCAGTGCAGACCTCCTGACGCAG GAGTGGAGTAAACGTGCGGTGGCGGACCTGCTGGCTCAGATGTCTCTGCCTGAGGCCGACGCCCAGAGGGATGCTGAGATGGTTTCCACGGCAACAGGAGGAAAGATGAACCTGGAGCGGTCCATCGAACCCCCGAACAATCTGCCCCCCCGCGAACGCAAAGCGGGGTGCAAAAGCTTCTACTGGAAAGGCTACACTTCCTGTTAA